TCTGCGTGGCTAGCCTTGCTTCATGGCTCAAGTTCGCGTCGCGCTGCTGTGGCACATGCACCAGCCGGTCTACCGGGATCCGGAGAACGGTGAGTACATCCTGCCCTGGGTGAGGCTGCACGCCACCCGCAGCTACTACGACATGGCCCGCGTGCTCGCCGAGTTCCCGCGCGCGCGCGCGACGATCAACCTCGTGCCCTCGCTGCTCGCGCAGCTCGAGGACTACATCGACGGCCGCGCCAAAGATCGCTTCCTGGATCTCACGCGCAAGCCGGCCGCGGCGCTGGATCCGAGCGAGCGCGCGTTCGTGTGGCGCAACTTCTTCATGGTGGATTGGGAGACGTGCGTGAAGCCGCTCCCGCGCTTCTGGGAGCTCTTGCAGCAGCGCGGGATGGATCTCTCGCGCG
The Deltaproteobacteria bacterium genome window above contains:
- a CDS encoding glycoside hydrolase; translated protein: MAQVRVALLWHMHQPVYRDPENGEYILPWVRLHATRSYYDMARVLAEFPRARATINLVPSLLAQLEDYIDGRAKDRFLDLTRKPAAALDPSERAFVWRNFFMVDWETCVKPLPRFWELLQQRGMDLSRVDLDRVAAETSAQDVRDLQVLFNMAWFGFSAFEEEPSLRALRDKGRGFTEADKAELLRVQQKILAQVMPALAEVARRGQAELTVTPFYHPILPLLCDS